The Desulfobulbaceae bacterium DB1 genome segment TTTTCATCGGCGGCAAACTGGTTTCACGCAGAAGACCGCTCTTTTCATAGGGCCCTCTGCCCATTTCCGAACCACGGCCCATGCGGCCGGGATACGGCATGTAGATTTTCTGATTGTTGTAAATCTCTTTTCCATCGGTTGTTTTGGCAGTCACATCCAGGACCAGCCTATTGGGAGTGGGTCAGCCGTCCGGGATGGTATGCCCGGCCTTGTTGGTGATCTCCACATTAATGATACCCATGGGGATAACGCCTTCAGCGGTGTTTTTGCGCCAGAACAACGAGCGTCCGTCCACTTCCACGTCAACGGCCATCTTGCGCATCTCCTCGCTGTTATAGGACTGCATGTCGTGGCCAAGCCCGGATTTCACCATGTGGCACTCCTGACAGCTCTCACTTCCACCCTCAGCCGTGTAAGCAAAGAGATAGCTGCCGTACAGGGTGGCGCACTGGGAAGGATGAGCCAGCTCGAAATTCGGTCCCTGTCCGTGGCACTGCCCGCAGAATATGGACTCGCCCAGCGCCGGGGCGACAGCCATTTTCGGGAAATTCGGATCATCATGGGCGCCTTCCTTGGAGCCGTAAACCGTATCCGGCTGGGCATATCCGTCGGACCATTTGTGGATGATGGCCATTCTGTTGTGGCAGACCCGGCAGTTGATGTTAAGGCTGGAGA includes the following:
- a CDS encoding cytochrome C codes for the protein MRKILRIGLPLLAVTALWTATAYCEGGPKPAEQPKAKTIKELVERYDSSSCVECHEEAHGQWENSLHSRSMLGTGRTAPTIITAMEVGVKNFPYSGVKDDKDITVEHLRMCTKCHLPQLEDATDDVAREIIATIKGWQQAKKDGNDDYADKLEGTISSLNINCRVCHNRMAIIHKWSDGYAQPDTVYGSKEGAHDDPNFPKMAVAPALGESIFCGQCHGQGPNFELAHPSQCATLYGSYLFAYTAEGGSESCQECHMVKSGLGHDMQSYNSEEMRKMAVDVEVDGRSLFWRKNTAEGVIPMGIINVEITNKAGHTIPDG